Proteins co-encoded in one Spirochaetaceae bacterium genomic window:
- a CDS encoding type II toxin-antitoxin system VapB family antitoxin: MKTTIDIPEADLADAMQFMNAKSKREAVVTALREYNRRYRMARLVSYSGTCDFVDNATLEAAEMDEIEPAER, from the coding sequence ATGAAAACGACGATCGATATTCCCGAGGCCGACCTCGCAGACGCGATGCAATTCATGAACGCGAAATCGAAGCGGGAGGCGGTGGTGACAGCGCTGAGGGAATACAATCGGAGATACCGGATGGCACGCTTGGTGAGTTATTCAGGCACCTGTGACTTCGTCGACAACGCGACGCTCGAAGCCGCGGAAATGGACGAGATCGAGCCCGCCGAGCGGTGA
- a CDS encoding PIN domain-containing protein has translation MTLIDTSAWIEQLRRVGDASVRGQVETLLASGDAAWCPLVRLELWNGARGEHERTALTDMGETLPSLPIDAAVWDRAATLASGARRRGITIPATDLLVAACARHHEVALLHHDRHFELIATL, from the coding sequence GTGACGCTCATCGACACCTCGGCATGGATCGAACAACTCCGTCGCGTCGGCGACGCATCGGTACGCGGTCAGGTCGAAACACTCCTGGCCTCGGGCGATGCCGCGTGGTGTCCCCTGGTACGTCTTGAACTCTGGAACGGTGCCCGGGGAGAGCACGAGCGAACCGCGCTCACCGATATGGGAGAGACCCTGCCGTCGCTGCCCATCGATGCTGCTGTCTGGGACCGCGCGGCGACACTCGCGTCGGGAGCACGGAGACGGGGCATCACCATTCCCGCGACCGACTTGCTTGTTGCCGCGTGCGCCCGCCATCACGAGGTGGCGCTGCTGCACCACGACCGGCACTTCGAACTGATCGCGACCCTGTGA
- a CDS encoding phytanoyl-CoA dioxygenase family protein — MSTETTDTVAAPGTHAPLPPLNADYAVSDEQVEQFWRDGFIVLRAVLSRDEVTAYGAAIRKTAMRRFAAGGMQASAHGAFLQTLGLRFDDDGVRRFCLAPRFGAIAARLLRVPAVRIFHEQALFKQPGGTDSHWHQDQYYWPLATDRSLGLWMPLVDCSREMGTIRFVRGSHRYGDLAGRDISDESARHFDDFIARERLEVHQVEAMAAGDCTFHLGWTVHGATANHSTAMREAMIVTFYPDGTRVDTLSNPSRVNDARVFLGGRKPGELADSDLNTVVYCTPEAG; from the coding sequence ATGAGCACCGAGACCACCGATACCGTCGCCGCACCGGGCACGCACGCCCCGCTGCCGCCGCTGAACGCCGATTACGCGGTCTCGGATGAGCAGGTGGAGCAGTTCTGGCGCGATGGTTTCATCGTGCTACGCGCGGTGCTGAGCCGGGACGAGGTGACCGCCTACGGCGCGGCGATCCGGAAGACCGCGATGCGCCGCTTCGCCGCGGGCGGCATGCAGGCTTCGGCGCATGGGGCGTTCCTGCAGACCCTCGGGCTGCGCTTCGACGACGACGGGGTGCGCCGCTTCTGCCTGGCGCCCCGCTTCGGCGCCATCGCCGCCCGCCTGCTGCGGGTACCGGCGGTGCGCATCTTCCACGAGCAGGCGCTGTTCAAGCAGCCGGGCGGCACCGACTCGCACTGGCACCAGGACCAGTACTACTGGCCGCTGGCCACCGACCGCTCGCTGGGGCTGTGGATGCCGCTGGTGGACTGCAGCCGGGAGATGGGCACCATCCGCTTCGTGCGCGGCTCCCACCGCTACGGCGACCTGGCCGGGCGCGACATCAGCGACGAGTCGGCGCGCCACTTCGACGATTTCATCGCCCGCGAGCGGCTCGAAGTCCACCAGGTCGAGGCGATGGCGGCGGGGGACTGCACCTTCCACCTCGGCTGGACCGTGCACGGCGCGACCGCCAACCATTCGACGGCGATGCGCGAGGCGATGATCGTCACCTTCTACCCCGACGGCACGCGCGTCGACACCCTGAGCAACCCGTCGCGGGTCAACGACGCGCGCGTATTCCTCGGCGGCCGGAAGCCGGGCGAGTTGGCCGACAGCGACCTGAACACCGTCGTCTACTGCACGCCGGAAGCGGGCTAG
- a CDS encoding transposase → MFEDLFSIPISVGTLVNINASCAQRLTGISEMIRDTIVGEPVVGFDETGIGIGGQLWWLHVASTDLLTYYAEHAKRGKQATDDIGILPDYTGMALHDHWQSYFRYQCGHALCNAHHLRELTFIEEQYQQPWAIELTELLVTVNAAVDNAQEHGRRRLYGPERRRFAAAYRSIINAGLRANPPPPAPPGSRKKRGRGSKANRAISCSGWPAGGDRCSRSCMTFGYRSPTTKRNGICA, encoded by the coding sequence TTGTTTGAGGACCTGTTCTCGATCCCGATCAGCGTCGGGACGTTGGTGAATATCAACGCCAGCTGCGCACAGCGCCTGACGGGGATCAGTGAGATGATCCGTGACACGATCGTGGGTGAGCCGGTAGTGGGTTTCGATGAGACCGGGATCGGCATCGGCGGCCAGCTCTGGTGGCTGCACGTGGCGAGCACCGACCTGCTGACCTACTACGCGGAGCACGCGAAGCGGGGCAAGCAGGCAACTGACGACATCGGCATCTTGCCGGACTACACGGGGATGGCGCTGCACGATCATTGGCAGAGCTACTTTCGCTATCAGTGTGGGCATGCGCTGTGCAACGCGCATCATCTGCGCGAGTTGACGTTCATCGAGGAACAGTACCAGCAGCCGTGGGCCATCGAACTGACGGAGTTACTGGTCACGGTGAACGCTGCGGTGGACAACGCGCAGGAGCACGGCCGCCGGCGGTTGTACGGGCCTGAGCGGCGACGATTCGCCGCTGCGTACCGCAGCATCATCAACGCTGGACTGCGCGCCAATCCGCCGCCGCCAGCGCCACCCGGCAGTCGCAAGAAGCGCGGTCGTGGAAGCAAAGCAAACCGCGCAATCTCCTGCTCCGGATGGCCAGCCGGTGGCGATCGGTGCTCGCGTTCATGTATGACTTTCGGGTACCGTTCACCAACAACCAAGCGGAACGGGATCTGCGCATGA
- a CDS encoding sulfatase-like hydrolase/transferase: MATPQSPAPPNVLWICTDQQRWDTIAALGNRHVNTPNLDRLAAGGTACTSAFCQAPICTPSRASFLTGCYASTVHGCSNGNSHWAEAAPLVTRLLADAGYCCGLAGKLHLAGAHGRIEPRPRDDGYSVFHWSHDPRDAWPAGHAYSDWVSELGAHLGRTYADLGYMPAELHQTTFCADKAIEFMEIAWTQPWLMSVNIFDPHAAFDPPADYLARYNPHDMPAPAYRESDLAAQELLRGVDFQTEARDPDSFDARSKIAAYYAMIELIDHNVGRMLDALERSGQADNTLVIFTSDHGEMLGDHGLLLKGCRFYEGLVHVPLILRWPGQVAAGATTDALVELTDLAPTLLDAAGVPVPEHMAGRSLLPLLRGATAEHRPEVRSEYYAALRRLDRALGGWADSRATMIRDRRYKLAVYHGHPVGELFDLQEDPHEHRNLWHDAGHADLRFDLLRRCFDATAFAIDTGPQVTCRF, translated from the coding sequence ATGGCAACCCCGCAATCTCCCGCTCCCCCGAACGTGTTGTGGATCTGCACCGATCAGCAGCGCTGGGATACCATTGCCGCGCTCGGCAATCGCCACGTCAACACGCCCAACCTCGACCGGCTGGCGGCGGGCGGGACGGCGTGCACCAGCGCGTTCTGCCAGGCGCCGATCTGTACCCCCAGCCGCGCCAGCTTCCTCACCGGCTGCTACGCCAGCACCGTGCACGGCTGCAGTAACGGCAACAGCCACTGGGCGGAGGCGGCGCCGCTGGTCACCCGGCTGCTCGCCGACGCCGGCTACTGTTGCGGGCTGGCCGGCAAGCTGCACCTGGCGGGTGCGCATGGGCGCATCGAGCCGCGCCCGCGCGACGACGGCTACTCCGTGTTCCACTGGAGCCACGACCCGCGCGACGCGTGGCCGGCCGGCCATGCGTACAGCGACTGGGTGTCGGAACTCGGCGCCCACCTGGGCCGGACCTACGCCGATCTGGGCTACATGCCCGCCGAGTTGCACCAGACCACCTTTTGCGCGGACAAGGCGATCGAGTTCATGGAAATCGCCTGGACCCAGCCGTGGCTGATGAGCGTGAACATCTTCGACCCGCACGCGGCGTTCGATCCCCCGGCCGACTATCTCGCGCGGTACAACCCACACGACATGCCCGCACCCGCGTACCGGGAGAGCGACCTTGCGGCGCAGGAGCTGCTGCGGGGAGTGGACTTTCAGACCGAGGCCCGTGACCCGGACAGTTTCGACGCACGCAGCAAGATCGCCGCCTACTACGCCATGATCGAGCTGATCGACCACAACGTCGGGCGCATGCTCGACGCTCTGGAGCGCAGCGGGCAGGCCGACAACACGCTGGTGATCTTCACCAGCGACCACGGCGAGATGCTCGGCGACCACGGCCTGCTGCTCAAGGGGTGCCGATTCTACGAGGGGCTGGTGCACGTGCCGCTGATACTGCGCTGGCCGGGGCAGGTCGCCGCCGGCGCCACGACCGACGCGCTGGTCGAGCTGACCGACCTCGCCCCCACCCTGCTCGACGCCGCAGGCGTGCCGGTGCCGGAACACATGGCGGGCCGCTCGCTGCTGCCGCTGCTGCGCGGCGCCACCGCCGAGCATCGACCCGAGGTGAGAAGCGAGTACTACGCGGCACTGCGCCGCCTCGACCGCGCCCTCGGCGGCTGGGCCGACTCACGCGCCACCATGATCCGCGACCGGCGCTACAAGCTCGCCGTCTACCACGGCCACCCGGTCGGCGAGCTGTTCGACCTGCAGGAGGACCCCCACGAGCACCGCAATCTGTGGCACGACGCCGGCCACGCCGACCTGCGCTTCGACCTGCTGCGCCGCTGCTTCGACGCCACCGCATTCGCCATCGACACCGGCCCGCAGGTGACCTGCAGGTTCTGA
- a CDS encoding PQQ-binding-like beta-propeller repeat protein: MLPLTTYQKRRRMFWGTLLLLVVCYTVYSRTDLVFGPPPGVNSDSPAGEWRMFRHDTRRAGAADAGERAPRGVLNWQFETGAAIHSSPAVADGIVYVGSQDSRLYALDAETGRELWSFACESWVESSPAVADGVVYFGSNDGNLYALDARTGAERWRFQTRLGVRSSPAVAGGMVYFGTDNYTVYGVDAATGRQRWIFHAAGRVDSSPVVADGIVYVGNSTRYLYGLNAHDGRVRFDYKVFAPVLSAPAVQDGTVYVMNSRGELYAVDGAHRAWPMEDRLRPYWIQLWAFGLPVPRPKPPSGFLWKHGLGGASRASPVIAGDTAYIAASTGLVALDLASRERRWKYAAARFVKSSPALAGDVLVAASDDGTVHALDAATGELRWRFRTGGIITSSPAVSGGTVFVGSHDGKLYAIK; the protein is encoded by the coding sequence TTGTTACCGTTAACCACCTATCAGAAACGGCGCAGGATGTTCTGGGGCACGCTGTTGCTGCTGGTCGTCTGCTACACCGTCTACTCGCGCACCGACCTGGTGTTCGGGCCGCCGCCCGGCGTGAACTCCGACTCGCCGGCCGGAGAGTGGCGCATGTTCCGCCACGACACCCGGCGCGCGGGCGCGGCCGACGCGGGCGAACGCGCGCCGCGCGGGGTGCTGAACTGGCAGTTCGAGACCGGCGCCGCCATCCACTCGTCGCCGGCGGTGGCCGACGGAATCGTGTACGTGGGGTCGCAGGACTCCCGGCTGTATGCGCTCGATGCGGAAACCGGGCGCGAACTGTGGTCGTTTGCCTGCGAGAGCTGGGTCGAGTCGTCGCCGGCGGTCGCGGACGGGGTGGTCTACTTCGGTTCCAACGACGGCAACCTGTACGCCCTCGATGCACGCACCGGCGCCGAGCGCTGGCGATTTCAGACCCGTCTCGGCGTCAGGTCGTCGCCGGCAGTGGCCGGCGGCATGGTCTACTTCGGCACCGACAACTACACCGTGTACGGCGTGGATGCCGCTACCGGACGGCAACGCTGGATCTTTCACGCCGCGGGCCGCGTCGACTCCTCGCCCGTGGTGGCGGACGGCATCGTGTACGTCGGTAACTCCACCCGCTACCTGTACGGGCTGAATGCCCACGACGGCCGCGTGCGCTTCGACTACAAGGTGTTCGCACCGGTGCTGTCGGCACCCGCGGTTCAGGACGGCACGGTGTACGTGATGAATTCGCGCGGCGAGCTGTACGCCGTCGACGGCGCCCATCGGGCGTGGCCGATGGAGGACCGGCTGCGACCGTACTGGATTCAACTGTGGGCATTCGGCCTGCCCGTGCCGCGCCCCAAGCCACCGTCCGGCTTCCTGTGGAAGCATGGCCTCGGCGGCGCCAGCCGAGCTTCGCCGGTAATCGCCGGCGACACCGCGTACATCGCGGCCTCGACCGGCCTGGTCGCCCTCGACTTGGCCAGCCGTGAGCGGCGCTGGAAGTACGCCGCCGCGCGCTTCGTGAAGTCATCCCCGGCGCTCGCCGGAGATGTCCTGGTGGCTGCCTCCGACGACGGCACCGTGCACGCGCTCGACGCGGCCACCGGCGAGTTGCGCTGGCGGTTCCGCACCGGCGGCATCATCACCTCTTCGCCGGCGGTCTCCGGGGGCACGGTGTTCGTCGGCTCCCACGACGGCAAGCTGTACGCCATCAAGTGA